From Saccharomyces kudriavzevii IFO 1802 strain IFO1802 genome assembly, chromosome: 13, a single genomic window includes:
- the BET5 gene encoding TRAPP subunit BET5 (similar to Saccharomyces cerevisiae BET5 (YML077W); ancestral locus Anc_4.345), with protein MGIYSFWIFDRHCNCIFDREWTLASNSASGTINSKQTEEDAKLLYGMIFSLRSITQKLSKGSVQNDIRSISTGKYRVHTYCTASGLWFVLLSDFKQQSYAQVLQYIYSHIYVKYVSNNLLSPYDFAESESEMRGQGTKKINNRNFISVLESFLAPMVNQ; from the coding sequence ATGGGGATATATTCATTTTGGATCTTCGATAGACATTGTAACTGTATATTTGATAGAGAATGGACGCTGGCATCCAATAGTGCAAGTGGTACAATAAACTCCAAACAAACTGAGGAAGATGCAAAGCTGTTATACGGcatgatattttcattgcGCTCTATCACACAAAAGCTCTCCAAGGGCTCTGTTCAGAATGACATAAGGAGTATATCTACAGGGAAGTACAGAGTTCACACATATTGTACAGCTTCAGGACTATGGTTTGTATTACTGTCCGATTTTAAACAGCAATCTTATGCTCAGGTATTGcagtatatatatagccATATTTATGTGAAATACGTGAGCAACAACTTATTGTCGCCATATGATTTTGCCGAAAGTGAAAGTGAGATGAGAGGGCAGGGCACAAAAAAGATTAACAATAGGAACTTCATTTCGGTTCTAGAGTCATTTTTAGCACCAATGGTCAATCAATGA
- the WAR1 gene encoding War1p (similar to Saccharomyces cerevisiae WAR1 (YML076C); ancestral locus Anc_4.344) has translation MNIQFAAAGGTIGKEVNGSSKADEEMSLPKADEPYIDKATQTIIEGCYEDDPRFTYPTKLETTENGKIKRNSFACVCCHSLKQKCEPSDTNDIYRKPCQRCLKHKKLCKFDLSKRTRKRKPRSRSPTSFESPMVNISTKSKFPTDSEESSLKDTTSYLTSFPPDSNSKQILNARTVLPGLQQSLSDLWSTISQPPSDRVKDAETTSNGDVITNDLAKSGKIIPTNPALLGSTNEHTNNGSAPIIYSSHNSPIPIASVLTKVHGKVPLRPEANAMGEKEIHNGRVKRQKKSYSRHMTRSFRKQLQSLIVSQKGKIRDISMKLDTWSKQWNDLVERSMFLPTIADPVSVGIISHEEATLRLHLYKTEISYLSKLPFIRVEENVSVDELRKRKPILFSVIMSCVSIVLMPKQTTRGTIMKLDSFVLNLITNQIFKANNKSIEIIESLSTLCLWYNFFEWSSKTRYHIFNYICCCLTRDLGPTYVNRSFGMFSDEDPNRFKSPLELYSNGASLTLLVYISALNISIFLRQSIQARWNHVTEKACQDLIKETRESREDKILFDAADDPILVQFAKMNHVLENIHTHLHERDLNDDEFDDPVFTKNYLNKLMEKYHKQLQQIFTKLDRNRPRVIAFYYSVEAYLYQYKLAVFIGEMSHSINEKVELPKEILEDFVKCYHCCKYALEEFSKLEPILITSLPLFHTSRIIYTVGMLLLKLRYSVVAIPSFHDLMPLTDDAIALVIRVNNLLEKTSELYPFNNSLYKFRYVIALFCQTYANKVIDVADRYNADRERQKQKEIIKEVSNDDETTKQMNAYEIELQKLPKGPITENNASQSIPAVPDEMLPVYSKVHDNNAAVDLNINSTSYMNESPQEHRESLTGSIPLHPPFISNSKVTNSTDSTNMKPSPSSSVDNLNDYLTDINSLAWGVNSLNDEFWTDLFMNDI, from the coding sequence ATGAACATACAGTTTGCAGCAGCTGGAGGTACCATTGGAAAGGAAGTCAATGGCAGTTCGAAGGCCGACGAAGAAATGTCCTTACCGAAGGCCGATGAACCATATATTGATAAGGCTACACAGACTATTATAGAAGGATGCTATGAAGATGACCCTAGATTTACGTATCCCACCAAACTTGAGACTACTGAAAATGGTAAgatcaaaagaaattcatttgCATGTGTATGTTGCCATTCTTTGAAGCAAAAATGCGAGCCTTCCGACACTAATGATATCTATAGGAAGCCTTGCCAAAGGTGTCTGAAACATAAGAAGTTGTGCAAATTCGACCTTTCGAAGAGGAcgaggaaaaggaaacctAGGTCAAGATCCCCTACATCTTTTGAATCTCCAATGGTGAATATATCTACCAAAAGCAAATTCCCAACGGATTCAGAGGAATCGAGCTTAAAGGATACCACATCTTATCTCACATCTTTCCCTCCCGACTCGAATAGTAAACAGATTCTAAACGCTCGAACAGTTTTACCTGGACTTCAACAAAGTTTGTCAGACCTTTGGTCAACAATAAGCCAACCGCCTTCAGATAGAGTAAAGGACGCCGAAACAACGTCTAATGGGGACGTAATCACCAATGATCTGGCCAAATCTGGTAAAATTATTCCCACAAATCCAGCACTCTTGGGATCTACCAATGAGCATACAAATAACGGTAGTGCGCCGATAATATACAGTTCCCATAATTCTCCCATACCGATTGCTTCTGTCCTTACCAAAGTCCACGGCAAAGTACCGTTAAGACCTGAAGCCAATGCTATGggcgaaaaagaaattcataATGGCAGAgtaaaaagacaaaaaaagtcATATTCTAGGCACATGACTCGGTCATTCAGAAAGCAGCTGCAATCACTAATCGTTTCTCAAAAAGGTAAAATTAGAGATATTTCGATGAAGCTCGATACCTGGTCAAAGCAATGGAATGACCTTGTTGAAAGAAGCATGTTTTTACCGACAATAGCGGACCCTGTATCGGTAGGAATCATATCTCATGAAGAAGCTACGCTACGGTTGCATCTTTACAAGACtgaaatttcatatttGTCGAAGTTGCCATTTATAAGGgtcgaagaaaatgttaGCGTTGATGAATTAAGAAAGAGGAAGcctattttattttctgtCATCATGTCATGTGTTTCAATTGTATTAATGCCGAAACAAACAACCAGAGGAACAATAATGAAGCTTGATAGTTTTGTGTTAAATTTAATTACAAATCAGATTTTCAAGGCCAATAATAAATCCATTGAAATTATCGAGTCGCTTTCTACACTGTGTTTATGGTATAATTTCTTCGAATGGTCGAGCAAAACACGGTACCACATATTTAACTACATTTGTTGCTGTTTAACTAGGGATTTGGGGCCTACGTATGTCAACAGATCCTTTGGTATGTTTAGTGATGAAGATCCCAACAGATTCAAGTCGCCTTTGGAACTTTACAGCAATGGTGCCAGTTTAACTTTATTGGTGTATATTTCAGCACTAAacatttcaatttttctgcGTCAATCAATACAAGCTCGTTGGAATCACGTCACTGAAAAGGCTTGCCAGGATTtaatcaaagaaacaagagaaTCACGAGAGGATAAGATACTGTTCGACGCGGCTGATGATCCTATCTTAGTTCAATTTGCTAAAATGAACCACGTTTTAGAAAACATTCATACTCACTTACACGAGAGAGATttaaatgatgatgagtTTGATGATCCTGTTTTCACTAAAAACTATCTCAACAAGCTGATGGAAAAGTATCACAAGCAATTACAGCAGATTTTCACCAAGCTTGATAGAAACAGGCCGAGAGTTATTGCATTTTATTACTCTGTAGAAGCCTATCTATATCAGTACAAACTTGCTGTGTTTATCGGGGAAATGTCCCATAGCATAAACGAAAAAGTCGAACTACCCAAGGAAATACTGGAAGATTTTGTCAAATGCTACCATTGCTGTAAATATGCCCTTGAAGAGTTTTCCAAATTGGAACCAATTCTAATTACTTCTTTACCTTTATTTCATACTTCTAGAATCATATACACGGTCGGTATGCTCCTATTAAAATTACGTTACTCTGTAGTTGCCATACCTTCATTTCATGATCTCATGCCATTAACGGATGATGCGATTGCCTTGGTAATAAGGGTGAACaatcttttggaaaaaacatCGGAGCTATACCCGTTCAATAACTCTCTCTACAAATTTAGGTACGTCATCGCGTTGTTTTGCCAGACCTACGCAAACAAGGTTATCGACGTTGCTGATCGCTACAATGCGGATAGAGAGAGacaaaagcaaaaggaAATCATAAAGGAAGTGagtaatgatgatgaaaccACGAAGCAAATGAATGCGTATGAAATAGAACTGCAAAAGTTGCCAAAAGGTCCTATCACCGAAAATAATGCAAGTCAAAGCATACCCGCAGTTCCAGATGAAATGCTGCCAGTATACTCAAAAGTTCATGACAATAATGCCGCTGTGGATTTGAATATCAATAGCACTTCTTACATGAACGAGTCCCCACAAGAACACAGAGAGAGTCTGACAGGATCAATTCCATTGCACCCGCCATTCATTTCAAATAGTAAAGTAACAAATTCCACTGATTCAACTAATATGAAACCATCGCCTAGTTCATCAGTTGATAATTTAAACGATTACTTAACGGATATTAATTCCCTAGCATGGGGTGTCAATTCATTGAATGACGAGTTTTGGACAGATCTTTTCATGAATGACATTTAA